The proteins below come from a single Fastidiosipila sanguinis genomic window:
- a CDS encoding Asp23/Gls24 family envelope stress response protein translates to MPENIRKDKGERSMSLGFIAQYAAEASLNVEGVASLEKSTIATIKEAFGVWHEGQGVEVSFLPNNSELVDINIYPNIFFGFNVPEVAWQIQSSVKADVEKYTGLDVNSVNVYVRDIILSENFKDVSQLEKEFENE, encoded by the coding sequence ATGCCAGAAAATATTAGGAAGGATAAGGGCGAGCGTTCGATGTCACTGGGCTTTATTGCCCAATATGCTGCTGAAGCTTCTTTAAATGTAGAGGGTGTTGCATCTTTGGAAAAAAGCACAATTGCTACGATTAAAGAAGCTTTTGGAGTATGGCACGAAGGGCAAGGAGTTGAAGTATCATTCTTGCCAAATAACTCAGAGCTCGTTGATATAAATATCTATCCTAATATTTTTTTTGGTTTTAATGTTCCGGAAGTGGCATGGCAAATCCAATCAAGCGTAAAAGCTGATGTTGAAAAATATACAGGTTTGGATGTTAATTCTGTCAATGTTTATGTGAGAGATATAATTTTAAGCGAAAATTTCAAGGATGTTTCGCAGCTTGAAAAGGAGTTTGAAAATGAATAA
- a CDS encoding toprim domain-containing protein, whose product MSKKTEIKQNYDNQSISQLKGEDRVRLRPAVIFGSDDIVGAQHAFFEILSNSIDEAREGFGKKILVKRFKDYSIEVIDEGRGIPLDYNTNEDRYNWELVYQELYAGGKYNTLEGENYEFSLGLNGLGACATQYASEFFDVEVVRDGYIYNLHFEKGVNQGGLSKKKTNSKVTGTKQKFKLDQEVFTDIEISHQYFVDVLKRQSIVNAGVVFEFEDEITGTKDEFSYPDGIKGYVDELNEANSITSVIMWEDAGKGRDAADRPEYKLKLQLAFAFNREVSMQEYYHNSSFLEYGGSPEKAVRSAFTSAIDKIIKTKDKYKGNEAHITWQDVQDSLICVVNSFSTQTSYENQTKKAINNRFIQRFITDMLREHLEVWSIENSEDADKVIDQILINKRSRESAEKQRVNVKKNLMGKIDINNRVKNFVDCRSKDIDKRELYIVEGNSALGSVKLGRDAEFQAVIPIRGKILNCLKSDMNQILKNDIIVDLIKVIGTGVEIQGLKNKNIQTFDINNLRWSKIIICTDADVDGFQIRTLLLAMFYRLTPTLLEEGKVYIAESPLYELTYRNSGKEETYFAFDEKEKNILINEHGTKNLHIQRSKGLGENEPEMMWETTMNPETRRLIQVIPEEKELTQASFELLLGDNLEGRKEHIANNGHIYLDQLDLN is encoded by the coding sequence ATGTCAAAAAAAACAGAAATAAAACAGAATTATGATAACCAAAGTATATCTCAATTAAAAGGAGAAGATAGAGTACGTTTGAGACCAGCAGTTATTTTCGGTTCAGATGATATTGTCGGTGCTCAACATGCTTTTTTTGAGATACTATCTAACTCTATTGATGAGGCTAGAGAAGGTTTTGGTAAGAAGATTCTAGTAAAAAGATTTAAAGATTATAGTATTGAAGTTATTGACGAAGGTAGAGGTATACCTTTGGACTACAATACAAATGAAGATAGATATAACTGGGAGCTGGTTTATCAAGAATTATATGCAGGTGGTAAATACAATACATTAGAAGGTGAAAACTATGAGTTTTCCCTTGGTTTAAATGGTTTGGGTGCATGTGCGACACAATATGCTTCAGAATTTTTTGATGTAGAAGTCGTAAGAGATGGTTATATATATAATTTGCATTTTGAAAAAGGTGTAAACCAAGGTGGTCTAAGTAAGAAAAAGACTAACAGCAAGGTGACCGGAACTAAACAGAAGTTTAAATTAGATCAAGAAGTTTTCACTGATATAGAGATTTCTCATCAATATTTTGTGGATGTTTTAAAACGCCAATCCATTGTTAATGCTGGAGTTGTTTTTGAATTTGAGGATGAGATTACTGGAACAAAAGACGAGTTTTCATATCCTGATGGTATTAAGGGCTATGTAGATGAGCTAAATGAAGCTAATTCTATTACCTCTGTAATAATGTGGGAAGATGCTGGTAAAGGTCGTGATGCGGCTGATAGACCAGAATACAAACTTAAGCTGCAGTTAGCTTTTGCCTTTAATAGAGAGGTTTCCATGCAAGAGTATTATCACAACTCTTCCTTCCTTGAATATGGTGGATCACCTGAAAAAGCTGTAAGAAGTGCTTTTACCAGTGCGATTGATAAGATTATTAAAACTAAAGATAAATACAAAGGAAATGAAGCTCATATAACTTGGCAAGATGTCCAAGATTCTTTGATATGTGTAGTAAACTCTTTCTCAACACAGACAAGTTATGAGAACCAAACCAAGAAAGCTATTAATAATAGATTCATTCAACGTTTTATCACAGATATGTTGAGGGAACATCTTGAAGTTTGGTCCATTGAGAATTCTGAAGATGCTGATAAAGTTATTGATCAAATCCTAATTAACAAGCGTAGTAGAGAGAGCGCCGAGAAGCAAAGAGTTAATGTTAAAAAGAACCTAATGGGGAAAATAGACATTAATAACAGGGTTAAAAACTTTGTTGATTGCCGTTCAAAAGATATTGATAAACGTGAGTTGTATATAGTTGAGGGTAATTCTGCTCTTGGTTCTGTAAAATTAGGAAGAGACGCTGAGTTCCAAGCAGTAATTCCTATTAGAGGTAAAATTTTAAACTGTTTGAAATCAGATATGAATCAGATTCTAAAAAACGACATTATTGTTGACTTAATAAAAGTTATTGGAACTGGTGTTGAGATTCAAGGGCTTAAGAATAAGAATATTCAAACATTTGATATCAACAATTTGCGTTGGAGCAAAATAATAATTTGTACAGATGCGGATGTTGATGGTTTCCAGATTAGAACATTATTGTTAGCAATGTTTTATCGTTTAACACCTACTTTATTGGAGGAGGGCAAAGTATATATTGCTGAGTCACCACTTTATGAATTAACTTATAGAAATTCTGGTAAAGAAGAAACCTACTTCGCTTTTGATGAAAAAGAGAAGAATATTCTAATAAATGAGCACGGTACAAAGAACTTACATATACAAAGATCAAAAGGTCTTGGTGAAAATGAGCCTGAAATGATGTGGGAAACAACTATGAATCCTGAGACAAGAAGATTAATTCAGGTAATTCCAGAAGAAAAAGAATTAACACAAGCTAGTTTTGAATTATTGTTGGGCGATAACTTAGAGGGCCGAAAAGAACATATAGCAAATAATGGTCATATTTATCTAGATCAGCTAGATTTGAATTAG
- a CDS encoding DUF2273 domain-containing protein — protein MKNLFEPIFKILHGRDAGLIGGGAGLGLGLLLVIFGLWKTLFILFCATLGFILGAKFIKNSENFRELLDKIFPPGRFR, from the coding sequence ATGAAAAATTTATTTGAACCTATTTTTAAAATACTACATGGTAGAGATGCTGGTTTGATTGGTGGTGGAGCAGGTCTAGGTTTAGGGCTGCTTTTAGTAATTTTTGGTTTATGGAAAACTTTATTCATTTTGTTCTGTGCAACTCTAGGATTTATTTTAGGTGCGAAGTTCATTAAGAACTCAGAGAATTTTAGAGAGCTTTTGGACAAAATATTCCCACCGGGACGTTTTAGATAG
- the nusB gene encoding transcription antitermination factor NusB, protein MSRKAAREKAMQALYQLDSQSNDLDRQIENFIKVRIINDANTTTNELDAVQSVFDIDSSNEVALAKAKQAETDREDLETGIIVELNESNLKFFKDLVYNVWERKDELDEIYSKHLKKWTLERLPKLEKILLRIGTYEILFSDEVPDSVAINEVVELSHMYVDDKSYSYINAVLGKISDSKNS, encoded by the coding sequence ATGAGTCGTAAAGCTGCAAGAGAAAAAGCTATGCAGGCCTTATATCAATTAGATAGCCAAAGTAATGACCTAGATAGACAAATTGAGAATTTTATCAAGGTTAGAATTATTAATGATGCAAATACGACTACAAATGAATTGGATGCCGTACAGTCTGTTTTTGATATAGATTCAAGTAATGAAGTTGCATTAGCAAAAGCTAAACAAGCAGAAACTGATAGAGAAGATCTTGAAACAGGAATAATTGTTGAATTAAATGAATCTAATCTGAAGTTTTTTAAAGATTTGGTCTATAACGTTTGGGAAAGAAAAGATGAATTGGATGAAATATATTCAAAACATCTTAAAAAATGGACTTTAGAGAGATTGCCTAAATTAGAAAAAATCTTATTAAGAATTGGCACTTACGAAATACTCTTTAGTGATGAAGTCCCTGATTCTGTTGCCATTAATGAGGTAGTAGAGCTTTCTCACATGTATGTAGATGATAAGTCATACTCCTATATTAATGCCGTGTTAGGTAAGATAAGTGACTCTAAAAACAGTTAA
- a CDS encoding YqeG family HAD IIIA-type phosphatase, producing MFKKFIPDAYYKSLSKVDPNAYKAKGYKIAVFDFDNTLASHGSRESSDYANQQIEKWQNSGFIVAIISNAKQDRADDLAKDLPIDIIGNAKKPGITAFEKVQAMYKVSKAEMLYFGDQIFTDVWAANNYGIEVVLLDPLNKEEPFYIQVKRFLEKIVKILTKKNEYFDDIIA from the coding sequence ATGTTCAAAAAATTCATTCCAGATGCGTATTACAAAAGCTTATCTAAAGTTGATCCAAATGCCTATAAAGCAAAAGGTTATAAAATAGCAGTATTTGATTTTGACAATACCTTAGCTAGTCATGGTAGTCGTGAATCAAGTGATTATGCAAATCAGCAAATTGAAAAATGGCAAAATAGTGGATTTATTGTGGCTATTATTTCTAATGCAAAGCAAGATAGAGCTGATGATTTAGCAAAAGATTTACCTATTGATATTATTGGAAATGCAAAAAAACCAGGAATTACAGCCTTTGAAAAAGTACAGGCAATGTATAAGGTTTCTAAAGCTGAAATGCTATATTTTGGGGATCAGATATTCACAGATGTATGGGCAGCTAACAATTATGGCATAGAGGTAGTTTTGCTAGATCCATTAAATAAAGAAGAACCTTTTTATATTCAGGTTAAACGCTTTTTAGAGAAAATTGTCAAAATACTTACAAAGAAGAATGAGTATTTTGATGACATAATTGCATAA
- a CDS encoding DNA gyrase/topoisomerase IV subunit A: MSKKRRQDDMVLNSDEIIIHEQAITETLETNYMPYAMSVIVSRAIPEIDGFKPSHRKLLYTMYKMGLLRGNKTKSANIVGQTMKLNPHGDQTIYDTMVRLTRGNEALLHPYIDSKGNMGKQFSKNMQYAAPRYTEAKLDKLAEELFKDIDKDVVDFVPNYDGSMEEPTLLPVTFPSVLVNANQGIAVGMASNICPFNLAEVCRTTIAYIKDPAVDVLEIMPAPDFPGGADLIYDEEKMREIYETGRGSFKLRAKYRVDKKNNLIEIYEIPYTTTVEAIIDAIVDKVKSGEIKEINDIRDETDLQGLKITIDCKRNTDYDLLMQKLYKSTPMESSFACNFNILINGYPRTLGVRNIIAEWLVFRRVTVKRAKQDSLSEKDSKRHLLRGLEAILLDIDKAISIIRNTEKEADVIPNLCAGFDIDKLQAEYVAEIKLRNLNKEYILKRVSEIENLDKDIAELEKIIKSAKLIDKVIIKELEQVIKNYSQTRRTTIVAEENIEEYVEEEFIDDFNLKVFLTDHGYLKKMALTSLRSAGDLKLKDNDKIIQVEQGTNADLLFCFSTAGNLYRIAMDDLEDNKPSDWGNYLPSTLDLDPDESIFFVVLYGGDRENYTGEIMVASQNGRVSKIALSEYETKSRRRKILNAINVKKPPIGAVYLKPGKTDPENPYEREDLELMLFADDQNEFAIINDQEQMLIFSADDVELVNSRSNLGTRIQKLKRNSSSTVFKPIINLEIEDPDYYRVKTFPQNGRYLRGEKKLAKQVGIEDMK; this comes from the coding sequence ATGAGCAAGAAACGTAGACAAGATGATATGGTTTTAAATAGTGATGAGATTATTATCCATGAACAAGCAATTACAGAGACGCTTGAAACTAACTATATGCCTTATGCTATGAGTGTAATTGTTTCTAGAGCAATTCCTGAGATAGATGGTTTTAAACCGTCACATAGAAAGTTGCTTTATACAATGTACAAGATGGGCTTACTTAGAGGGAATAAAACAAAATCTGCCAATATTGTTGGTCAGACTATGAAGCTTAACCCTCATGGAGATCAGACCATTTATGACACTATGGTTAGATTAACACGTGGAAACGAAGCGTTACTCCATCCTTATATTGACTCAAAAGGAAACATGGGTAAGCAGTTCTCAAAGAACATGCAGTATGCAGCACCTAGATATACAGAAGCTAAGTTGGATAAACTTGCGGAAGAGCTTTTCAAAGATATTGATAAAGATGTTGTAGACTTTGTCCCTAATTATGATGGTAGCATGGAGGAGCCAACATTGCTCCCTGTTACTTTCCCTTCAGTTTTAGTTAACGCCAATCAAGGTATAGCTGTTGGTATGGCTTCTAATATTTGCCCATTTAACTTAGCTGAAGTTTGTAGAACGACTATTGCATACATAAAAGATCCTGCAGTAGATGTTCTTGAAATTATGCCTGCACCTGATTTCCCAGGAGGCGCAGATTTAATTTATGATGAAGAGAAAATGCGTGAGATCTATGAGACAGGTAGAGGTAGTTTTAAATTAAGGGCTAAGTATAGAGTTGATAAGAAGAATAATTTAATTGAGATTTATGAAATTCCATACACTACTACAGTTGAAGCTATTATTGATGCTATTGTTGACAAGGTTAAATCTGGTGAAATCAAAGAGATAAATGACATTAGAGATGAAACTGACTTACAAGGGTTAAAGATAACTATAGATTGTAAGCGCAACACAGACTATGATTTACTCATGCAAAAACTATACAAATCAACTCCTATGGAGAGTTCATTTGCATGTAATTTTAATATTCTAATTAATGGTTATCCAAGAACTTTGGGTGTAAGAAATATAATAGCTGAGTGGTTAGTCTTTAGAAGAGTTACCGTTAAGAGAGCTAAACAAGATAGTTTAAGTGAAAAAGATTCTAAGAGACACCTTTTAAGAGGACTCGAGGCAATTTTACTAGATATTGACAAAGCTATTAGTATTATTAGAAATACTGAGAAAGAAGCAGATGTAATTCCTAATCTTTGTGCTGGTTTTGATATTGATAAATTACAGGCCGAGTATGTTGCCGAAATTAAGTTGCGTAACTTGAACAAAGAATACATTCTGAAAAGAGTTTCAGAAATTGAAAATCTGGACAAGGATATTGCTGAATTAGAGAAGATAATTAAGAGTGCTAAATTAATAGACAAAGTTATCATCAAGGAATTAGAACAAGTAATAAAGAATTATTCTCAAACTCGTAGAACAACTATTGTTGCGGAAGAGAACATAGAAGAGTATGTTGAGGAAGAATTTATTGATGATTTCAATCTTAAAGTATTCCTTACAGATCATGGATATCTTAAGAAAATGGCATTGACTTCATTGAGAAGTGCAGGTGATTTGAAGCTAAAAGACAATGACAAAATCATCCAAGTTGAACAGGGAACAAATGCAGATTTACTCTTCTGCTTCAGTACTGCCGGGAATCTTTATAGAATCGCTATGGATGACTTGGAAGATAATAAACCATCAGATTGGGGTAATTACTTACCAAGTACCTTGGATTTAGATCCAGATGAGTCAATTTTCTTCGTTGTTCTTTATGGTGGTGATAGAGAGAATTATACCGGAGAGATAATGGTTGCCTCTCAAAATGGTAGAGTTTCAAAAATTGCCTTGAGCGAATATGAGACTAAAAGCAGACGTAGGAAGATCCTAAATGCAATTAATGTTAAGAAACCACCAATAGGTGCTGTTTACTTAAAACCAGGTAAAACTGATCCTGAAAATCCATATGAACGAGAAGATCTAGAGTTAATGTTGTTTGCTGATGATCAAAACGAGTTTGCAATTATAAATGACCAAGAACAAATGCTAATTTTCTCAGCAGATGATGTAGAGTTAGTAAATTCAAGATCAAATCTGGGTACAAGGATACAGAAACTTAAGAGAAATTCTTCAAGTACCGTATTCAAACCTATTATAAATTTAGAAATTGAAGATCCAGACTATTACAGGGTTAAAACTTTCCCACAAAATGGTAGATATTTACGTGGGGAGAAAAAATTAGCCAAACAAGTTGGCATAGAAGATATGAAGTAG
- a CDS encoding pyroglutamyl-peptidase I — protein MKILITGFDPFGGEKINPSWEAIKNANINIIGVDVFKLELPTEFIRSSLELKKMMEEIQPDAVLLFGQAGGRNNITIEKIGINYRNSLSSDNTGFAPKNEVISSEGADGYFSTLPIDLLLQRLKEANIPSSVSYSAGTFVCNSLFYSLMEYINESDAAIKGGFIHVPYILEQVVDKNQPSMSLDMLSLAVETLVKALVEDYRNNIE, from the coding sequence ATGAAGATATTAATTACGGGCTTTGATCCATTTGGTGGAGAGAAAATTAATCCATCTTGGGAAGCTATTAAAAATGCAAATATAAATATTATTGGTGTAGATGTATTTAAGCTTGAATTACCTACAGAGTTCATAAGGTCTTCTTTAGAGCTTAAAAAGATGATGGAAGAAATTCAGCCAGATGCAGTGCTTTTATTTGGTCAAGCTGGTGGAAGAAATAATATTACTATTGAAAAAATAGGAATTAATTATAGAAATAGCCTGAGTTCAGATAACACAGGTTTTGCTCCAAAAAATGAAGTTATTTCATCTGAAGGAGCAGATGGCTACTTTAGCACTTTGCCAATTGATTTATTATTGCAAAGACTTAAGGAAGCAAATATACCTAGTTCTGTATCATATTCTGCGGGAACTTTTGTTTGCAACAGTTTGTTCTATTCCTTAATGGAGTATATTAATGAATCAGACGCTGCAATTAAGGGCGGCTTCATTCATGTTCCTTATATTCTAGAGCAGGTAGTAGACAAAAATCAGCCTTCAATGAGCTTAGATATGCTAAGTTTGGCTGTAGAAACTCTTGTTAAAGCCTTGGTTGAAGACTATAGAAATAATATAGAATAA
- the efp gene encoding elongation factor P: MISAGDFKKGTTFMLDNSICQVIEFQHVKPGKGPAFVRVKYRNLDSGSVIENTFNPNAKYEPVVLEHHNLDFIYEDGDFFYFMDPETFEQTPLDREVFGDQIKFLKEGMTCTIKVAEGRVISADLPTFVVLEVVETEPGVRGDTATNASKNCTVETGAVVKVPLFVNTGDKIRVDTRTGEYMDRAKD, encoded by the coding sequence ATGATTTCAGCAGGAGATTTTAAAAAAGGAACAACATTTATGTTGGATAACAGTATATGTCAAGTTATAGAGTTCCAACATGTTAAACCAGGAAAGGGCCCAGCTTTTGTTAGAGTTAAATATAGAAACTTGGATTCAGGTTCAGTTATCGAGAATACATTTAACCCAAATGCAAAATATGAACCAGTAGTTTTGGAACATCATAATTTAGATTTTATTTATGAAGATGGGGATTTCTTCTATTTTATGGATCCAGAGACTTTCGAACAAACACCATTGGATAGAGAAGTTTTTGGAGATCAAATTAAATTCTTAAAAGAAGGTATGACCTGTACTATTAAAGTGGCAGAAGGAAGAGTAATTAGTGCAGACTTACCAACATTTGTTGTATTAGAAGTAGTAGAAACAGAGCCTGGTGTTAGAGGCGATACTGCAACTAATGCAAGTAAAAACTGTACAGTAGAAACAGGTGCTGTTGTTAAGGTCCCTCTATTTGTTAATACAGGTGATAAGATTAGAGTTGATACCAGAACCGGTGAATATATGGATAGAGCTAAAGATTAA
- the amaP gene encoding alkaline shock response membrane anchor protein AmaP, which translates to MNKFWRWILAVLSVLGIVYTFLAFSLLSKNSALAQKLMVFLANERNFWTGLTIFIILLIIFAAFAYGLFYAIYGGKFKGRRSTNSDYGVVEIGSVAIENIALNAAKTAQAGIKNAKARVSSDDENSLNLTLDVTLYSDVEIPQQMRKIQERVKKDIEKYTGIAVSEVRINVKKVEVLGTVVER; encoded by the coding sequence ATGAATAAGTTTTGGCGTTGGATTTTAGCAGTTTTATCTGTTTTAGGTATAGTTTATACATTTTTAGCTTTTTCATTGCTGTCAAAAAATTCAGCTTTAGCACAAAAATTAATGGTATTTTTGGCTAATGAAAGAAATTTTTGGACTGGATTGACAATCTTTATTATTCTTTTAATTATTTTTGCAGCTTTCGCTTATGGTTTATTTTATGCTATTTACGGTGGTAAATTTAAAGGACGAAGAAGTACAAATAGTGACTATGGTGTAGTAGAAATTGGTTCTGTAGCGATAGAAAATATAGCTTTGAATGCTGCAAAGACAGCTCAAGCTGGAATCAAGAATGCAAAAGCAAGAGTAAGTAGTGATGATGAGAATTCTTTAAATTTAACTCTTGATGTAACACTGTATTCAGATGTTGAGATTCCTCAACAAATGAGAAAAATCCAAGAACGTGTTAAAAAAGATATTGAAAAGTATACTGGTATTGCAGTATCAGAAGTCAGAATTAATGTTAAAAAAGTAGAAGTATTAGGAACTGTTGTTGAGAGATAG
- the xseA gene encoding exodeoxyribonuclease VII large subunit: MQENIKSITVSQLNRYVFRLLGNQSVLQNISIVGELSNVKVYSSGHWYFNLKDQNAQVSCVMFKSAASSLNFRPKDGDAVILSGKVSLYERDGKFQVYVNKMDLDGKGNLYLLFEQLNKKLQAEGLYSEEFKKPIPKFPKVIGVATSRSGAVIQDIINVSRRRWPLSKIVLAPCSVQGENAAPTIVKSIEKLNEMEEVDVIIVGRGGGSLEDLWAFNEESVARAVFASEKPIISAVGHESDTTICDYVADLRAPTPSAAAEVALPNINEVLEYMRSKELQMSRLLSAKVDFSETRLFNLEDKLKTNMVSIIKLLNQKLSHLSENRFLLNPYENLDRKKEAVDINADKLEQRMTYLLKNKEQSLARKVASLDALSPLKVLGRGYSMLTRTGESKPLVSAQDIRKNEALDVFMQDGKLKVEVLDVSIEKEGK, from the coding sequence ATGCAGGAGAATATTAAAAGCATAACAGTTTCTCAATTAAACCGATATGTATTCCGTTTATTAGGAAATCAATCTGTGCTGCAAAATATCTCTATTGTTGGTGAGCTAAGTAACGTCAAAGTATATTCTTCAGGACATTGGTATTTTAATTTAAAAGATCAAAATGCCCAAGTGTCATGTGTAATGTTTAAATCTGCAGCTAGTAGCTTGAATTTTAGACCAAAAGATGGTGACGCTGTAATTTTATCTGGGAAAGTTTCCTTATATGAGAGAGATGGAAAATTTCAAGTCTATGTAAATAAGATGGACTTGGATGGAAAGGGTAATCTATATTTATTATTTGAGCAGCTAAATAAGAAATTACAAGCAGAAGGTTTATATAGCGAAGAATTCAAAAAGCCAATTCCTAAATTCCCAAAAGTTATTGGAGTAGCAACTTCTAGATCGGGAGCTGTTATTCAAGATATTATAAACGTAAGTAGAAGACGCTGGCCTCTTAGTAAGATAGTTTTAGCACCTTGTAGTGTTCAAGGTGAGAATGCAGCACCTACTATAGTTAAGTCAATAGAGAAATTAAATGAAATGGAAGAGGTTGACGTAATTATTGTTGGTAGAGGTGGCGGATCTCTAGAAGACTTGTGGGCTTTTAATGAAGAGAGTGTTGCTCGAGCTGTTTTTGCTTCGGAAAAACCAATAATATCAGCTGTTGGACATGAAAGTGATACAACCATTTGTGATTATGTAGCTGACTTAAGGGCACCTACGCCTTCTGCAGCAGCTGAAGTTGCTCTGCCAAATATTAATGAAGTTTTAGAATATATGAGAAGCAAAGAATTGCAAATGTCCAGACTTTTATCTGCAAAAGTTGATTTTTCTGAGACAAGGCTATTTAATTTAGAAGATAAACTAAAAACTAATATGGTAAGTATAATTAAACTTCTTAATCAAAAATTGAGTCATTTATCAGAAAATAGATTTTTACTTAATCCTTATGAAAATCTGGATAGAAAAAAAGAAGCTGTAGATATTAATGCCGATAAATTAGAGCAGAGAATGACCTACCTGCTTAAAAATAAGGAGCAATCCTTGGCTCGCAAAGTTGCAAGTTTAGATGCACTTAGTCCACTTAAAGTTCTAGGTAGAGGCTATTCAATGTTGACTAGAACTGGAGAAAGCAAACCATTAGTATCAGCCCAAGATATCAGAAAAAATGAAGCATTGGATGTTTTTATGCAGGATGGAAAATTAAAAGTTGAAGTCTTGGATGTAAGTATCGAGAAGGAAGGAAAGTAA